The proteins below are encoded in one region of Syntrophotalea carbinolica DSM 2380:
- a CDS encoding ferritin family protein, with product MQAFLNRCAEIEEVLAQVYRELAAVYAADHALEAIWLNMADDESEHAREIHLAKRLLRDDLIVREQVPDAQIRKLLFRAHKILAKVRRSVLPVKEALRLSLHLEDEFRQVHVLCAVRFADSAVQKIFERLGRADREHVARLAEYCRLFAAREKAQGSESVPA from the coding sequence ATGCAGGCGTTTCTGAATCGGTGTGCCGAAATCGAGGAGGTCCTCGCACAGGTATATCGGGAATTGGCGGCGGTTTATGCGGCGGACCACGCTCTGGAGGCGATCTGGCTGAACATGGCCGATGACGAAAGCGAGCACGCCCGGGAAATTCATCTGGCCAAACGTCTGCTCAGGGATGACCTTATCGTTCGCGAGCAGGTACCCGACGCTCAGATCCGAAAACTTTTGTTTCGGGCGCATAAAATTTTGGCCAAGGTGCGGCGCTCGGTTCTTCCCGTAAAGGAGGCCCTGCGGCTGTCGTTGCACCTGGAAGATGAGTTTCGCCAGGTGCATGTGCTCTGTGCCGTGCGCTTTGCGGATAGCGCCGTTCAAAAAATATTCGAACGCCTCGGCCGGGCCGATCGGGAGCATGTCGCCCGTCTGGCGGAATATTGCCGTTTGTTCGCTGCCCGGGAAAAAGCACAAGGTTCTGAGTCTGTGCCAGCTTGA
- a CDS encoding TetR/AcrR family transcriptional regulator, whose product MEKRDTREHILRIGMDLMARQGYGATGIGAILSRAEVPKGSFYHYFPSKEAFGLAIIDRFAHRYEEKLLAFLRDDKLAPLERIRAYLDAIAQRLDNGGCDRGCLAGNLGQELAACNQTFRRRLQHLFDSWQEHLANCLAAAQAHGHMSADISSSQLAGVVLNGLEGAILRAKVQCSAEPVREFIDVLFSRLLR is encoded by the coding sequence ATGGAAAAACGTGACACCCGTGAACATATTCTCCGGATCGGTATGGACCTTATGGCCCGACAGGGTTATGGCGCCACCGGTATCGGCGCCATACTGAGCCGGGCGGAAGTGCCCAAGGGGTCATTTTATCACTATTTCCCCAGCAAGGAGGCTTTTGGCCTGGCGATCATCGACCGCTTTGCCCATCGTTACGAAGAAAAACTCCTGGCTTTTTTGCGCGATGACAAACTTGCGCCACTCGAGCGCATTCGCGCCTATCTCGATGCCATTGCCCAGCGGCTCGATAACGGGGGGTGCGATCGGGGGTGTCTGGCGGGAAATCTGGGGCAGGAACTCGCCGCCTGCAATCAAACCTTTCGTCGCCGTCTGCAACATCTTTTCGACAGCTGGCAGGAGCATCTCGCCAACTGCCTTGCCGCCGCTCAGGCGCATGGCCATATGTCCGCGGATATCAGCAGCAGTCAATTGGCCGGGGTGGTCCTCAACGGCCTTGAGGGTGCCATCCTGCGGGCCAAGGTGCAGTGTTCAGCCGAGCCGGTGCGAGAATTTATAGACGTGCTCTTTTCGCGGCTGTTGCGGTAG
- a CDS encoding AAA family ATPase, producing MTESQPLHRFTSASRYILDEELAKIVNVSMALELPLLLKGEPGTGKTRLAHAIAESLGMPLIILNVKSSMKLVEALYQYDTLTRLNDSRFADSSRDVSCIEDYIRMGKIGQAFTADQRVVLLIDEIDKADTDFQDDMLDVLDQMQFDIMEIDKTVTARHRPVVIITSNAKKDLSDPFLGRCNFHHIAFPEADMMTRIVAVHFPDLDQQLIEACLSAFYRLRELEGVEKKPATRELLNWLRALVVDPDVEAANLTTGQLPYLGILFKKSADLEMAQAQAPA from the coding sequence ATGACTGAGTCACAGCCTTTACATCGTTTTACCAGCGCTTCACGCTACATCCTCGACGAGGAACTGGCCAAAATCGTCAATGTATCCATGGCCCTGGAGCTTCCCCTGCTTCTTAAGGGCGAGCCCGGCACCGGCAAAACCCGGCTGGCCCATGCCATAGCCGAGAGCCTGGGCATGCCGTTGATCATCCTCAACGTCAAATCGAGCATGAAGCTGGTCGAAGCGCTGTACCAGTACGATACTCTGACCCGTCTCAACGACAGCCGGTTCGCCGATTCCAGTCGCGATGTCAGTTGCATCGAGGATTATATCCGCATGGGCAAAATCGGCCAGGCGTTTACCGCCGATCAACGGGTCGTGCTGCTCATCGATGAAATCGACAAGGCCGATACGGATTTTCAGGACGACATGCTCGATGTGCTTGACCAGATGCAATTCGACATCATGGAGATCGACAAAACGGTGACCGCGCGTCACCGCCCGGTGGTCATTATCACTTCCAATGCCAAAAAAGACTTGTCCGATCCTTTCCTGGGACGGTGCAATTTCCATCATATCGCTTTTCCGGAAGCGGACATGATGACGCGCATCGTGGCTGTGCATTTCCCCGATCTCGACCAACAATTGATCGAGGCGTGCCTGAGTGCTTTCTATCGGTTGCGGGAGCTCGAGGGTGTGGAGAAAAAGCCGGCAACCCGTGAATTGCTCAACTGGTTGCGTGCTCTGGTTGTCGATCCGGATGTCGAAGCGGCCAATCTGACCACCGGGCAACTGCCGTACCTGGGCATTCTGTTTAAAAAGAGCGCCGATCTCGAGATGGCGCAGGCCCAGGCTCCGGCCTGA